Proteins co-encoded in one Yamadazyma tenuis chromosome 1, complete sequence genomic window:
- the RBK1 gene encoding Putative ribokinase (COG:G; EggNog:ENOG503NX2B) — translation MSKSITIIGSLNYDLVTYTDKVPEGGETMQANSFENHLGGKGLNEAIAVARLSSKQSTIPVRMIGNIGNDTFGKELKQALVEAGVDTQFIKTIDGVSSGVATILVESQSGENRILITPGANGELKPSYENYETYFPNKNQEGFVILQNEYPNTAESIEWIKTHRSKLNIAWNPSPFKPDLIKSEILSRIDMLIVNEGEALDVAKHLLSSEEIVAFDESIKQDKVKGFGELASKLTKLINPANINLVIITMGGQGSLFSTKNEEPTFEKSVKVTSVVDTTGAGDTFFGGVVVKLASGFSTRDAVKFATKASGIVIQKKGAVESIPLLEDIN, via the coding sequence ATGAGCAAAAGCATTACCATCATCGGCTCGTTGAACTATGACCTTGTAACGTACACAGACAAGGTTCCTGAAGGAGGTGAGACAATGCAGGCCAATTCTTTTGAAAATCACTTGGGTGGAAAGGGGTTGAATGAAGCAATTGCGGTTGCAAGATTATCATCCAAACAATCTACCATTCCTGTTAGAATGATAGGTAACATTGGAAATGATACATTCGGtaaagaattgaaacaaGCTTTGGTTGAGGCAGGTGTTGACACCCAATTCATCAAAACCATCGACGGGGTCTCGTCTGGGGTAGCAACTATTTTGGTTGAGTCTCAATCTGGAGAAAACCGTATTTTAATTACACCAGGTGCTAACGGGGAATTGAAGCCTAGTTACGAAAACTACGAGACTTACTTCCCGAACAAAAACCAAGAAGGTTTCGTCATTTTGCAAAACGAATACCCCAATACTGCCGAATCAATTGAATGGATTAAGACACATCGGTCAAAATTGAACATTGCATGGAACCCTTCACCATTCAAGCCAGACTTGATTAAGAGTGAAATCTTATCAAGAATCGATATGTTGATTGTCAACGAAGGTGAAGCTTTGGATGTAGCCAAACATCTTTTATCGTCTGAGGAGATTGTGGCATTTGATGAGAGTATTAAACAAGATAAAGTGAAAGGCTTTGGAGAGTTGGCTAgcaaattgaccaaattgatcaacCCGGCTAATATAAATCTTGTTATTATTACAATGGGAGGCCAAGGATCGCTTTTCTCCACTAAAAATGAAGAACCAACTTTTGAAAAGTCCGTCAAAGTAACTTCTGTGGTCGATACTACCGGAGCGGGTGATAccttttttggtggagtAGTAGTGAAGCTTGCATCTGGATTTTCCACTAGGGATGCAGTCAagtttgcaaccaaagCAAGTGGTATTGTGATCCAGAAAAAAGGTGCTGTTGAGAGTATTCCATTATTGGAGGACATAAACTAA
- the ELO2 gene encoding Fatty acyl-CoA elongase/Polyunsaturated fatty acid specific elongation enzyme (COG:I; EggNog:ENOG503NU6C), producing the protein MSYSFPFPTPDTPFGVKLFPYFDWLVSKITGGELVPSKFEFIAGEVPLSTGKPVLAAIATYYLVIFGGDFIFKKFKITPFVLNGPFQVHNVILTTASSTLLVLMVEQIFPMIYYEGLYYAICSAKAWTQELEVLYYFNYIFKFVEFVDTLFLVIKQKRLTFLHTYHHGATALLCYTQLTGKTAISWVPITLNLWVHVVMYFYYFLAARGIRVWWKEWVTRFQILQFILDLGFVYFATYNKIVDEFLGGSLPYCGSCTGEMSAAYMGCGILSSYLVLFISFYIDVYKKKTTRRSKRVKSVSGGVAAQVNEYVHTSARDATPVPESKVRSRKA; encoded by the coding sequence ATGTCGTACTCGTTTCCTTTCCCAACCCCAGACACCCCTTTTGGTGTCAAGTTGTTTCCCTACTTTGACTGGCTTGTGAGCAAGATCACTGGTGGAGAATTGGTACCATCCAAGTTTGAGTTCATCGCAGGCGAAGTTCCACTCTCCACGGGCAAGCCTGTACTTGCTGCCATTGCCACTTACTACTTGGTTATTTTCGGAGGAgacttcatcttcaaaaaatttAAAATCACCCCATTTGTACTCAACGGGCCATTTCAAGTGCACAATGTGATTTTGACTACAGCCTCCCTGACccttttggtgttgatggtagAACAGATCTTCCCCATGATCTACTATGAAGGTTTGTACTATGCTATCTGTAGTGCGAAGGCTTGGACTCAGGAATTAGAAGTGTTGTATTATTTCAACTatattttcaagtttgtggagtttgttgataccttgtttttggtgattaAGCAAAAGAGATTAACATTCTTGCACACCTATCACCATGGTGCCACTGCTTTGTTGTGTTACACCCAATTAACTGGTAAGACCGCCATTTCTTGGGTTCCTATTACTCTTAACTTGTGGGTTCACGTGGTGATGTACTTTTACTACTTTTTGGCAGCCAGAGGTATTAGAGTTTGGTGGAAAGAATGGGTCACCAGATTCcagattcttcaattcatcttggacttgggaTTTGTGTACTTTGCTACTTATAACaagattgttgatgaattttTGGGTGGCTCTTTACCATACTGTGGTTCTTGTACGGGTGAAATGTCTGCTGCTTACATGGGTTGTGGTATTTTGTCCTCGTACTTGGTTTTGTTCATCTCTTTCTACATCGATGtttacaagaagaagactaCCAGAAGATCCAAGAGAGTCAAGTCTGTTAGCGGCGGTGTTGCTGCTCAAGTCAACGAATATGTCCACACTAGTGCTAGAGACGCCACTCCAGTACCAGAATCTAAGGTTCGGTCTAGAAAGGCATAA
- a CDS encoding uncharacterized protein (EggNog:ENOG503NZ8S; COG:Z), producing MSESVYVEDKAVMSDDNSDYSTTGTSSSGSESDEPVQLLQKPVFIKKSKSSDASASEAVAVANNTKHKVVTNLENANENIKSSQLGVEFNGVSDVDGLDPEKDYNEWKQREYVRYIRDRSEMIELEEIKADLIRRNQMSEEELVNIFEERQRAKPPNTTGASSRIGVFYNDDSLVQKLSERNYNEKHIDHSRPTKFKSS from the coding sequence ATGAGCGAAAGCGTATATGTTGAAGACAAAGCAGTTATGAGTGATGACAATAGCGACTATTCCACTACCGGCACTTCGAGCTCTGGTAGTGAATCGGATGAACCCGTGCAATTGCTCCAGAAGCCTGTATTCATCAAGaaatccaaatcatcaGATGCCAGTGCTTCCGAGGCTGTCGCAGTCGCCAATAATACTAAACACAAAGTCGTCACAAATTTGGAAAACGCCAACGAAAACATAAAATCGCTGCAGTTGGGCGTGGAATTCAATGGCGTTAGTGACGTGGATGGGCTCGACCCGGAAAAGGACTATAATGAGTGGAAACAAAGAGAATACGTTCGTTATATTCGAGACCGGAGCGAGATGATTGAATTAGAGGAGATTAAAGCTGATTTGATCAGACGAAACCAAATGTccgaagaagagttggtcAATATATTTGAAGAGCGTCAAAGGGCCAAGCCCCCGAATACTACCGGGGCTTCTTCGCGTATTGGTGTGTTTTATAATGATGACAGTCTCGTCCAGAAACTTAGTGAACGAAACTACAACGAGAAGCATATTGACCACTCGCGGCCcacaaagttcaagtcgtcTTAG
- the RIB7 gene encoding 2,5-diamino-6-(ribosylamino)-4(3H)-pyrimidinone 5'-phosphate reductase (COG:E; EggNog:ENOG503NX1M), with protein sequence MTHYLRSEHDAILVGIGTVLADNPKLNCRYNGGNSPIPVVIDPLCQWEYAKSQLHQICESGQGRAPIIIIDDKSMPSQDNERILGLQGGRYLKLPLLSNRTNNWSIILDVLYELGIKSVMVEGGAKIINELLAYKEPIIDSLIITIGPVFLGNEGVEVSPSRHVDLSNVKWWSGIQDSIMCASVEH encoded by the coding sequence ATGACCCACTATTTGAGATCAGAGCACGATGCCATTTTGGTGGGCATTGGAACGGTTCTCGCGGACAACCCTAAACTCAATTGCCGTTATAATGGCGGGAACAGTCCAATACCCGTGGTGATTGACCCATTGTGCCAATGGGAATATGCTAAGTCTCAGCTTCATCAGATTTGTGAAAGTGGACAAGGAAGGGCACCAATTATCATCATAGATGACAAGTCAATGCCTTCTCAAGACAATGAGAGGATATTGGGCCTACAAGGTGGGAGATACTTGAAGCTACCGTTGCTTTCAAACCGAACAAATAACTGGAGCATTATTCTCGATGTGCTTTATGAACTTGGCATTAAATCGGTGATGGTTGAGGGAGGagccaaaatcatcaacgaaCTATTGGCATACAAAGAACCCATAATAGACAGTTTAATCATCACGATAGGGCCTGTTTTTCTTGGAAATGAAGGGGTGGAGGTGAGTCCTCTGCGCCATGTTGACTTGTCTAACGTTAAATGGTGGTCAGGAATCCAGGATAGTATAATGTGTGCTCTGGTTGAACATTAA
- the RPB5 gene encoding DNA-directed RNA polymerases II 24 kDa polypeptide (RNA polymerase II subunit 5) (EggNog:ENOG503NVDE; BUSCO:EOG09264904; COG:K), which yields MDEADRSMSRLWRTFKTVKEMVRDRGYYISQEELDMSLDEFRQKICDSMNMPQRKLMCFQANPTAESLEKFPELGTLWVEFCDEDSVGIKTMRNFCIHISERNFSTGIFIYQSSITPSANKLIPTVAPASIETFQESDLVVNITHHELVPKHIKLSKGEKKELLDRYRLKESQLPRIQREDPVARYLGLKRGEVVKIIRRSETSGRYASYRICL from the exons ATGGATGAAGCAGACAGAAGCATGTCCCGTTTGTGGAGAACGTTCAAGACCGTGAAGGAGATGGTCAGAGATAGG GGCTATTACATCTCTCAAGAGGAGCTCGATATGAGCTTGGATGAATTCAGACAAAAAATATGTGACAGTATGAACATGCCACAAAGAAAATTGATGTGTTTTCAAGCCAACCCAACGGCAGAATCCTTGGAAAAATTCCCTGAGCTTGGGACCTTATGGGTTGAGTTCTGTGACGAAGATTCAGTAGGAATTAAAACAATGAGAAACTTCTGTATTCATATCAGTGAAAGGAACTTTTCCACTGGTATTTTCATTTACCAGTCCTCCATAACCCCAAGTGCAAATAAATTAATTCCAACAGTTGCACCAGCCCTGATTGAAACCTTCCAGGAAAGTGACTTGGTAGTTAACATCACCCACCATGAGTTGGTTCCAAAAcacatcaagttgtcgaaaggagaaaagaaggaattgttGGATAGATACAGATTAAAGGAATCGCAGTTACCAAGAATCCAAAGAGAAGACCCAGTGGCCAGATAtttgggtttgaaaagGGGTGAAGTTGTTAAGATTATCAGAAGATCTGAAACCTCAGGTCGGTATGCTTCTTACAGAATTTGCTTATAA
- the NTE1 gene encoding phosphatidylcholine and lysophosphatidylcholine phospholipase (EggNog:ENOG503NU33; BUSCO:EOG092603EH; COG:I): MSYTSLGALFSTSFQVTLSLRSILVSILFIAITSAFLIRYKYLTRFTKNPEPQLISKDVKKDEIVDSINKKKRKNLKTNSNYLDEFLSAIKIFGYLERPVFHELTKNMTTQKLSWDELLYLDEKLGFSIVVDGSVQIFIKMNEKNDSDFQNLKDLDNDTPEILIMGNQRYQLLNEIKSGVPLSTLNSTLDLFKSSVTQWLDGEPAITDSISSSSSLDLNLSGNQNSPKANGKPEHSYFEHSYPDIIVRPKSSKKNKRGATIAIIPASAFQRIHFKYPKATAHIVTMVKNRLFKVTMNTIHNYLGLSDEIIDSEVKLNSSIDSSLPDYLKNTLVEKYSNRRGSLNEHKQSSSSSMEKLTKKKTAIDLRTFNRQSSSRLVSLSSVAKPSHPGDLLSSVPISRKSVFNLDDYNSRFKDTSGKFSSLSSTETTFSNDIEETEETSTRIAVVENMFKLLGIDGNSPFLKRTESIPIASRLGSLSSSPSMSGLSNLASSTDPSGFLINPFNKNKVYDDYASRNRYDSFSSVPSTTNSRAASPKIYSTINQSQLAQYNNSLNGTESKGVDSLLEGIQRPKAVSISNGSGFDFDSVKDDFAKNLKIKYFEPGKIVIEQNSFNSGLYYVIDGSLDVECNKASGRDNKIVTVKRGSIPQGGLGGYLSSILGIKALTTLKASSKGVILACIHKYDWARLMDKYYQLQLPLACRYKSLLSKEILTIDFALEWCHIQAGDVLAAEGDQANGFHIILSGRFRVVQSKSQNSTKDMLDGNGKIGDEFNVLGEYGHGESIGEVEVLTASRRATSLIAVRDSETARIPRTLFEILSSQNPSIMVKVSRIVAAKVASAQNDLRIKNSLSSTITVPQTNSSTPFQSPSSHISGNYKTITVLPTVNGLPVREFATKLVNSLEIIGRKVIALDQSTILTHLGRHAFDDSLSQLKLSGFFATLEEEYETIVYICDSTVRSSWTSTCISQGDCILLLANAQDYDVAVSVGEFEKLLIKYRTTARTDLCLLHPEKFVPYGSTSIWLKDRNWVQGHHHIQMTIANSIGNEPLKKKSIIEDIALKISERTNQNIKQRFEIVRSRLSRNSRLNKTEKASTAVEPYKNDFLRLARILSNEAIGLVLGGGGARGISHLGVVTALERHGIPVDIIGGTSIGSFVGGLYGLEYNSVSIYGKVKKFAKRVSSYWLSLFDLTLPVTSYLSGYEFNRGIWKVLGFSELEDSWIKFYCNSTNITNSTMDIHEYGIMWRFIRASMSLAGLLPPIAYNGCMLLDGGYLDNLPVLEMKRRGAKYIMAVDVGSVDDRSPMNYGDTLSGIWVVFNRWNPFSKHPNVPNMMDIQSRLAYVASVNALEIAKRTPGVYYMRPPIEEFGTLDFGKFEVIYKVGLDYAEEILTQWENEGKLPKIVGRIKHSGTSSSERPGLFRRNSL; the protein is encoded by the coding sequence ATGTCGTATACGTCTTTAGGCGCATTGTTCTCCACTAGCTTCCAGGTGACTTTGTCCTTGCGATCCATATTGGTTTCGATACTATTCATTGCCATCACTTCAGCATTTTTAATCAGATACAAATACCTAACGAGGTTCACCAAGAATCCCGAGCCCCAGCTCATCAGTAAGGATGTCAAGAAAGATGAGATTGTTGATTcgatcaacaagaagaaaaggaagaacttgaagaccaaTTCAAATTATTTAGATGAATTCCTCAGTGCCATCAAGATTTTTGGATACCTTGAAAGACCCGTTTTCCAcgagttgaccaagaacATGACGACCCAGAAACTCAGCTGGGACGAATTGTTGTACTTAGACGAAAAGTTGGGGTTTCTGATTGTGGTTGACGGAAGCGTTCAGATCTTCATTAAGATGAACGAGAAAAACGACTCAGACTTCCagaatttgaaagatttgGATAACGATACCCCAGAGATCTTGATCATGGGCAATCAGCGGTACCAGCTACTAAATGAGATAAAAAGTGGAGTACCATTGTCGACCTTAAATAGTACTTTagacttgttcaagtcttctGTAACTCAATGGCTTGACGGTGAACCCGCCATTACCGACTccatttcatcttcatcctctttGGATCTCAATCTCTCGGGCAATCAAAACAGTCCAAAAGCAAATGGGAAGCCCGAACACTCATACTTTGAACACTCATACCCAGATATTATTGTTAGACCCAAGTCTCtgaaaaagaacaagagaGGTGCAACAATTGCAATCATTCCAGCGCTGGCATTCCAGAGAATTCACTTCAAGTATCCAAAGGCTACTGCCCATATTGTCACAATGGTAAAGAACAGACTCTTCAAGGTAACTATGAATACTATTCACAATTACCTAGGACTTTCTGATGAGATTATTGACAGCGAAGTGAAGTTGAATTCTTCTATCGATTCCTCCTTACCAGACTACTTGAAAAACactttggttgaaaagTATTCCAACCGAAGAGGATCTTTGAATGAACATAAGcaatcatcatcatcttctatGGAAAAGCTAACCAAGAAAAAGACTGCCATTGATCTTAGAACCTTCAATAGACAATCGAGTTCCAGATTGGTATCCTTAAGTTCGGTAGCTAAGCCCAGTCATCCGGGTGATCTATTGTCCTCAGTACCAATATCCAGGAAGTCGGtattcaacttggatgacTATAATCTGCGTTTCAAAGATACTTCTGGTAAGTTTTCTAGCCTTTCTTCAACGGAAACAACATTCTCAAATGACATTGAGGAAACAGAAGAGACTTCCACCAGAATCGCTGTCGTTGAAAATATGTTTAAGTTGTTGGGAATTGATGGGAACTCTCCATTTCTCAAGAGAACCGAGCTGATTCCCATTGCTAGTCGATTGGGATCTTTGTCCTCCTCCCCCTCCATGTCGGGTTTAAGCAATTTAGCTAGTAGTACTGATCCAAGTGGCTTCTTAATTAACCcattcaacaaaaacaaagtTTATGATGATTATGCCAGCAGGAATAGGTATGATTCCTTTTCTAGTGTtccatccaccaccaatagCAGAGCTGCCAGTCCCAAGATCTACAGTACAATAAACCAGTCGCAGTTGGCACAATACAACAACAGTTTGAATGGAACTGAATCAAAGGGAGTTGATAGCCTTTTAGAAGGTATTCAAAGACCTAAAGCTGTGTCTATCAGCAATGGCTCTGGATTTGATTTCGACAGTGTTAAGGATGATTTTGctaagaacttgaaaatcaagtaTTTTGAGCCTGGCAAGATAGTCATCGAGCAaaactccttcaactcagGGCTATATTATGTCATTGATGGATCTTTAGATGTCGAATGTAACAAAGCTAGTGGTAGAGATAATAAAATTGTGACAGTGAAAAGAGGTTCCATTCCTCAAGGTGGACTCGGGGGATACTTGTCAAGTATATTGGGGATCAAGGCCTTGACCACCTTGAAAGCTTCGTCAAAGGGTGTGATTCTAGCTTGTATACATAAATATGATTGGGCAAGACTCATGGACAAGTACtaccaacttcaattgCCATTGGCATGTCGGTACAAGAGTTTACTTTCAAAGGAAATCCTTACTATCGATTTTGCTTTGGAGTGGTGTCATATCCAAGCTGGTGATGTATTGGCAGCTGAGGGAGATCAAGCGAATGGCTTTCATATTATATTGAGTGGAAGGTTCCGTGTGGTGCAGAGTAAGAGTCAAAATTCTACTAAAGACATGTTGGACGGAAATGGgaaaattggtgatgaattTAACGTCCTTGGGGAATACGGCCACGGAGAATCAATAGGGGAAGTTGAAGTATTGACTGCATCAAGACGAGCTACCTCTTTGATTGCTGTTAGAGATTCTGAAACGGCAAGGATCCCCAGAACGTTATTTGAAATTCTTTCGTCGCAGAACCCTTCAATTATGGTGAAAGTTTCAAGAATTGTTGCTGCAAAAGTTGCATCTGCTCAAAATGATTTGAGAATTAAGAACAGTTTGAGCAGCACTATAACAGtaccacaaacaaataGCTCAACTCCTTTCCAATCTCCCCTGTCACATATTTCTGGAAACTACAAAACCATTACAGTGTTGCCAACGGTGAATGGCTTACCAGTGAGAGAATTTGCTaccaagttggtcaattcCTTAGAAATTATCGGAAGAAAAGTTATTGCATTAGATCAATCTACTATTTTAACCCACTTAGGGAGACATGCATTTGATGATAGCTTATCCCAGTTGAAATTGTCAGGATTTTTTGCAACATTAGAAGAGGAATACGAAACTATTGTTTATATTTGTGATAGTACCGTtagatcaagttggacttCAACATGTATCAGCCAAGGTGACTGTATCTTATTACTTGCAAACGCACAAGATTACGATGTTGCAGTTAGTGTGGGAGAAtttgagaagttgttgatcaagtacAGAACTACTGCAAGAACCGACTTATGTCTACTCCATCCTGAAAAATTTGTTCCATACGGTTCCACCtcaatttggttgaaaGATAGAAACTGGGTGCAGGGTCATCACCACATTCAGATGACTATTGCCAATAGTATAGGAAATGAGccgttgaagaagaaatccaTAATTGAAGACATTGCTTTGAAGATTTCCGAAAGGACTAACCAAAACATCAAACAGAGGTTCGAGATTGTTAGATCAAGGCTCTCTCGCAATTCCCGGTTGAACAAAACCGAGAAGGCTTCAACTGCAGTAGAGCCATACAAGAATGATTTTTTGAGACTAGCAAGAATTCTTTCCAACGAGGCGATAGGCCTTGTATTAGGAGGAGGTGGAGCTAGAGGAATCTCCCACCTTGGAGTAGTGACAGCATTGGAAAGACATGGAATTCCTGTTGATATAATTGGCGGAACATCGATTGGATCCTTTGTTGGAGGCTTATATGGCCTTGAGTACAACTCGGTTTCTATCTATGGTAAAGTGAAGAAGTTTGCTAAACGAGTTTCTTCTTACTGGTTGTCATTATTTGATTTGACATTGCCGGTGACTTCATACTTGTCTGGTTATGAATTTAACAGAGGAATATGGAAAGTGCTTGGATTTTCAGAGTTGGAAGATAGTTGGATCAAGTTCTATTGTAATTCTACCAATATTACCAATTCCACAATGGACATTCATGAGTATGGAATTATGTGGCGATTTATTAGAGCTTCCATGTCGTTAGCCGGTCTCTTACCTCCAATAGCATACAATGGTTGCATGCTTTTGGATGGAGGATACTTGGACAATTTACCCGTATTagagatgaaaagaagaggTGCAAAGTACATTATGGCAGTGGATGTAGGTTCAGTGGATGACAGGAGTCCCATGAACTATGGGGACACTCTTTCTGGAATTTGGGTTGTGTTTAATCGGTGGAATCCATTTTCTAAGCATCCAAATGTGCCAAATATGATGGATATCCAATCTAGGTTAGCCTATGTTGCCAGTGTGAATGCTCTCGAGATTGCTAAACGAACCCCTGGTGTTTACTACATGAGGCCTCCAATCGAAGAGTTTGGAACCTTGGATTTTGGTAAGTTCGAGGTAATCTACAAAGTGGGATTGGATTATGCTGAAGAAATTCTCACCCAATGGGAAAATGAAGGAAAGTTGCCCAAAATTGTTGGGAGAATCAAACATTCGGgaacatcatcatctgaaAGACCCGGCTTATTTAGAAGAAATTCCCTTTAA
- a CDS encoding uncharacterized protein (COG:E; EggNog:ENOG503NX3X): MSYPMSEDDDVSEFERLESTLPEALKRSSSSLIDLLQNNENISLPTARNPRESMKDKLYQKLSAGRESSPVPLPKPKFNEDIHKPAMNSQQSSTGVLWVTERANEYGFGQTDEEDKKWANLGQGAPEHGDTIPGSFKRPTSIPIPDKSKEYAPTAGIKPLREAVAHYYNETYRLTKQSKYTWKNVCIVPGGRAGLTRIASIIKDCYLSFFLPDYTAYAEMLSLFKNFSPIPVPLNEQDNYNFHLNLIKNELKRGVSALLTSNPRNPTGRCLTKHQLHQLHKMCREKCLLIMDEFYSHYYYDDGCTGSSISSAEFIEDVNKDPVLILNGLTKAFRLPGWRTCWILGPEDYINALSSAGSYLDGGSNSPFQYAAIEMLEPLKVRNEMKALQIHFKMKRDYVLARLKKMGFNINETNTPNSTFYLWLNLSHLPHKLSNCLGFFHECLHEKVIVVPGFFFLINPQNLSHLEDVIWYNYVRISYGPELHYLELGMDGIERILNRFNCLPYDP; encoded by the coding sequence ATGTCTTACCCCATGAGTGAGGACGATGATGTATCTGAGTTCGAGAGATTGGAGTCAACCCTCCCTGAAGCCTTGAAACggtcttcttcctcattAATTGATTTGCTTCAAAACAATGAAAATATCTCTCTTCCCACCGCCAGAAATCCCAGAGAGTCCATGAAGGATAAGCTCTACCAAAAACTAAGTGCTGGAAGAGAATCGTCACCGGTGCCATTGCCAAAacccaagttcaatgaagaTATTCATAAACCGGCAATGAACTCGCAGCAGTCGTCGACGGGGGTTCTTTGGGTTACTGAGAGGGCCAATGAATATGGGTTTGGTCAGACCGACGAGGAAGATAAAAAATGGGCCAACTTGGGCCAAGGTGCCCCTGAGCACGGTGACACCATTCCCGGCTCATTCAAGAGGCCTACTTCCATCCCAATCCCCGACAAGTCCAAGGAGTATGCTCCAACTGCCGGTATAAAACCGTTGAGAGAGGCGGTGGCCCATTATTACAACGAGACTTACCGTCTCACCAAACAGTCCAAATACACATGGAAGAACGTGTGTATTGTTCCAGGGGGAAGAGCCGGACTCACAAGAATTGCCTCCATCATCAAGGATTGCTATCTCTCGTTTTTCTTACCTGACTATACTGCGTACGCGGAGATGTTGtcgttgttcaagaattttAGTCCTATTCCAGTGCCATTGAACGAACAGGACAATTACAACTTCcacttgaacttgatcaagaatgAGTTGAAGCGGGGGGTTAGTGCTTTGTTGACCTCCAATCCCAGAAACCCAACGGGCAGGTGCTTGACTAAACACCAGCTTCACCAGTTGCACAAGATGTGCAGGGAAAAGTGCTTGTTGATCATGGATGAGTTTTATTCCCACTATTATTATGATGATGGCTGTACCGGGTCATCAATTAGTTCTGCTGAGTTCATTGAGGATGTCAACAAGGACCCagttttgattttgaacgGTCTTACGAAAGCCTTTAGATTGCCCGGGTGgagaacttgttggattCTTGGTCCTGAGGACTACATAAATGCTTTAAGTTCAGCAGGATCATATTTGGATGGAGGTTCAAACAGTCCTTTCCAGTACGCTGCCATCGAAATGTTGGAGCCATTGAAGGTAAGGAACGAAATGAAGGCCTTGCAGATCCATTTCAAAATGAAGAGGGACTATGTATTGGCTAGACTCAAGAAAATgggtttcaacatcaacgaaACAAACACTCCCAACTCAACTTTctatttgtggttgaacttgtccCACTTACCTCATAAGTTGTCCAACTGTCTTGGGTTTTTCCACGAGTGTTTGCATGAAAAGGTCATTGTTGTGCccggtttcttctttttgattAATCCCCAGAATTTATCTCACTTGGAAGATGTTATCTGGTACAATTACGTGAGAATCAGTTATGGTCCTGAGCTCCATTATTTGGAATTGGGTATGGATGGGATTGAGAGAATCTTGAACCGTTTCAACTGTTTGCCTTATGATCCTTAA